One Nicotiana sylvestris chromosome 12, ASM39365v2, whole genome shotgun sequence genomic window carries:
- the LOC104233321 gene encoding cytochrome P450 81C13-like has translation MENQYSYSFSSYFYLAIALFLLPTLIKYIFHQRRNLPPSPFSFPIIGHLYLLKKTLHLTLTSLSAKYGPVLYLKLGSMPVIVVSSPSAVEECLTKNDIVFANRPKTMAGDKFTYNYTVYVWAPYGQLWRILRRLTVVELFSSHSLQKSSILRDQEVGIFIRSLYKFSKDSSKNIDLTNWSFTFVFNLMTKIIAGRHIVKEEDAGKEKGIEIIEKLRGTFLVTISFLNMCDFLPVFRWIGYKGLEKKMASIHNKRNEFLNSLLDEFRHKKSSVTQSNTTVGNMEKKTTLIENLLSLQESEPEFYTDDIIKSIMLVVFIAGTETSSTTIQWVIRLLVAHPDTLYKLRADIDNKVGNKRLLNESDLNKLPYLYCVVNETMRLYPPVPLLLPHFSTEDCIVGGYDVPKNTLLFVNAWAIHRDPKVWEEPDKFKPERFEATEGETERFNYKFVPFGMGRRACPGADMGLRAVSLALGALIQCFDWQIGETESLEESYNSRMTMQNKPLKAVCTPREDLVQHLSNL, from the exons ATGGAGAACCAATACTCCTACTCATTCTCTTCCTACTTCTACTTAGCTATAGCACTGTTTCTTCTTCCAACTTTAATCAAATATATTTTCCATCAGAGAAGAAATCTACCTCCAAGTCCATTTTCTTTTCCAATAATTGGTCACCTTTACCTTCTCAAGAAAACTCTCCATCTGACTCTAACATCCTTATCAGCTAAATATGGTCCTGTTTTATACCTCAAGTTGGGCTCTATGCCTGTGATTgttgtgtcctcaccatctgctgTTGAAGAATGTTTAACCAAGAATGATATCGTATTCgcaaataggcccaagaccatgGCCGGTGACAAGTTTACCTACAATTATACTGTCTATGTTTGGGCACCCTATGGCCAACTTTGGAGAATTCTTCGCCGATTAACTGTCGTTGAACTCTTCTCTTCACATAGCCTACAGAAATCTTCTATCCTTAGAGATCAAGAAGTTGGAATATTTATCCGTTCGTTATACAAATTCTCAAAGGATAGTAGCAAAAATATCGATTTGACCAACTGGTCTTTTACTTTTGTTTTCAACCTTATGACCAAAATTATTGCTGGCAGACATATTGTGAAGGAGGAAGATGCTGGCAAGGAAAAGGGCATAGAAATTATTGAAAAACTTAGAGGGACTTTCTTAGTAACTATATCGTTCTTGAATATGTGTGATTTCTTGCCAGTATTCAGGTGGATTGGTTACAAAGGGCTGGAGAAGAAGATGGCCTCAATTCACAATAAAAGAAATGAATTCTTGAACAGCTTGCTTGATGAATTTCGACACAAGAAAAGTAGTGTTACACAATCTAATACTACTGTTGGAAACATGGAGAAGAAAACCACGCTGATCGAAAATCTCTTGTCTCTTCAAGAATCAGAGCCTGAATTCTACACAGATGATATCATCAAAAGTATTATGCTG GTAGTTTTTATTGCAGGAACAGAGACCTCATCAACAACCATCCAATGGGTAATAAGGCTTCTTGTAGCTCACCCTGACACATTATATAAGCTACGAGCTGACATTGACAACAAAGTTGGGAACAAACGCTTGCTGAACGAATCTGACCTCAACAAGCTTCCGTATTTGTATTGCGTTGTTAATGAGACAATGAGATTATATCCTCCGGTACCACTTCTATTGCCTCATTTTTCAACTGAAGATTGTATTGTTGGAGGATATGATGTACCAAAAAATACATTGCTATTTGTTAACGCTTGGGCCATTCACAGGGATCCCAAGGTATGGGAGGAGCCTGACAAGTTTAAGCCAGAAAGATTTGAGGCAACGGAAGGAGAAACAGAAAGGTTCAATTATAAGTTTGTACCATTTGGAATGGGAAGAAGAGCGTGCCCTGGAGCTGATATGGGATTGCGAGCAGTTTCTTTAGCATTAGGTGCACTTATTCAATGCTTTGACTGGCAAATTGGGGAAACAGAAAGCTTGGAGGAAAGCTATAATTCTAGAATGACTATGCAAAACAAGCCTTTAAAGGCTGTCTGCACTCCGCGCGAAGATCTTGTCCAGCATCTATCCAACCTCTGA